In the Endozoicomonas sp. SCSIO W0465 genome, CTGGTTGCCATGGCCAAAGCGGCTTAATATCACTCTGAACTGACAACTCTTGAAAAAAAACGACACCGCCTTTATATAGGAGGCTCCAATGATTAATGGGGCCTCTTATGCGCTTCCTCTTTCTACTATTTATTCTATTGCCCATTCTGGAAATGGTGGTGCTGATCAAAGTGGGCAGTATCATCGGAGCCTGGAATGCAGTTGCCCTGGTTATTCTGTCGATATTTATTGGCATTGAAGTGATTCGCCGTCAGGGCTTCAGAACAATGTTAAGTGCCCGCCAGAAAATGGCTGCCGGCGAAACACCGGCCATGGAAATGCTTGAGCATTTGGCCCTTGGCCTGGGTGGCTTGTTAATGCTGATTCCGGGCTTTATCACCGACTTTATGGGGATCTTCCTGTTGATCCCGCCGGTTCGCAGGTTATTAATTCGGCGATGGCTGGCAACCTGTGGTGTTCGTGTTGAGTCCGCTAACATTTATGAGGCTGAGTATCGCAGGGAAGCCGATGATCGGAAGCGCTCTCAGATCCGCCAGACTCTGGATGGTGAGTTTACCAGGGAACAAGATGATCACTCATCGCACCGGTGATGGAGGTCATCATTGAAGCGGAGCCCATTATTGGCTAGTCCGGGCACAAAACAGGGGGCTTTTGGCCGAACGACATCAAAACGGCAACAAAAAGATTGGGTGAAAGTCTCATATTGATCACACCCACAGGCCTTGAGCTACAGCAAACAGACGTAACACCAAATTTTTCAAACTGAATGGAGAGCAGCCAAACACAGCTATGATTCTAACAGCAAACAAAGAGTCAACGGTGAGAGGCCGCTCCGATGGAAGTATGTCAGCCACTAACCAAAGTCGCCAATGATTCCTGTCCTGCTATTGACCAACTGCAGCAAAAACTGACCCTACTTCGTCAGTCCAATAATCCAATCCAGCATTTTGAGGATCATGAAAACGAGATTCACTCCCTCTTTATTCAGGCGGAGCGAGAAATACTGGCAGAAGAACTGCAAAAATTAGACATCAATAAAGCTTCTATCGAAGTGAATGGGGTCGTGTATCACCAGGCATTACGCAGCTATCAAACCTACCAGTCAGCAGCAGGACCTGTCCGGGTATTGCGCAGCCTCTACCGCAATGCAGGGGATAAGTGCATTGTCCCTTTAGAGCTCAAGGCTGGCGTTGTAGAAGGCTACTGGTTACCAAAGGCTGCGAAGCAAGCAGCATGGATGGTTGCCCAGTTGCCGCCCGCGGACGTAAAAAGCTTACTCGATCTAATGGGGAATATGTCACCCTCAACCAGCTCTCTGGCACGTCTTCCCAAAAAACTCAACGAACAATGGGAGCAGCACCTTGACCCTTTCGAGACCCTTCTCGCGGAGAATCTCACAGTACCGCCTGACGCGGTGACGGTAGCTGCTTCCCTTGACGGTGTGATGCTACCAATGAAAGACGGCAAGCGTCAGGAGAAACGTGAAAAGAGTGTTGCTGAAGGCAAACGTACCCGAGGGCCAGCAGGTTGTCAGGAGGCCAGTTGTGGAACACTGTCGTTTTACGATGACCAGGGAGATCGCCTCTCTACGATCAGGATGGGACGAATGCCTGAAAGCAAGAAAGCGACATTGAAAAAATCCCTTTCAAACCTTCTGGATAAGGTGCTTCAGCAAAAGCCAAATCTGACTCTGGTCAAAGTGGCAGATGGAGCCCGGGACAATTGGACATACTTCACCAAAGAGCTACCGGAGGGAGAAGAAATTGTTGATTATTACCATGCGGCAGA is a window encoding:
- a CDS encoding FxsA family protein, encoding MGPLMRFLFLLFILLPILEMVVLIKVGSIIGAWNAVALVILSIFIGIEVIRRQGFRTMLSARQKMAAGETPAMEMLEHLALGLGGLLMLIPGFITDFMGIFLLIPPVRRLLIRRWLATCGVRVESANIYEAEYRREADDRKRSQIRQTLDGEFTREQDDHSSHR